The following is a genomic window from Patescibacteria group bacterium.
TAATTTTTGCAAAATTTCCATTATTTGCACGCCTGATTTTGAATCAAGGTTGCCGGTCGGCTCATCGGCGAAAATAACCGCCGGGTCGTTAACTAAAGCGCGGGCGATAGCTACCCGCTGTTTTTCGCCGCCGGAAATCTGATTGGTATAATAATTTAAGCGATGCGCCAGTCCGACGCTTTCTAAAATCAGTTTGGCCCGGGCTTCGGGCGCTTCTTTACGCTTAGCATAAGTCAAAGGCAGCATAACATTTTCTAAAACCGTGGTGCGCGGCAGAAGGTTAAAAGCTTGAAAAACAAAGCCGATTTTGCGGTTGCGCAGTCCGGCCAATTCATCGTCGTCCAATTTAGTCACGTCTTTGCCTTCAAGAAAATATTTGCCGCCCGACGGCCGATCTAAGAGCCCTAAAATATGCATTAAAGTGGATTTGCCCGAGCCTGACGGGCCCATGATAGCGATAAAATCGCCTTGAGCGATATTAAAACTAAGGCCGTTTAGAACCGGCGTGACAATTTCGCCGTTGACGAAATTTTTAGTTAAATTGTACGCCTGAATAAGCATAAAAGAAATAAAAAAACCCCAATAACCAAATCCCAATAACCAAACAATTCTAATTAAATAAAAACTGGTCATTGGTCATT
Proteins encoded in this region:
- a CDS encoding ABC transporter ATP-binding protein, whose product is MLIQAYNLTKNFVNGEIVTPVLNGLSFNIAQGDFIAIMGPSGSGKSTLMHILGLLDRPSGGKYFLEGKDVTKLDDDELAGLRNRKIGFVFQAFNLLPRTTVLENVMLPLTYAKRKEAPEARAKLILESVGLAHRLNYYTNQISGGEKQRVAIARALVNDPAVIFADEPTGNLDSKSGVQIMEILQKLNDLGNTIVLVTHETYTSEHAKRIIKVRDGLIVDDYEVTHRRIAKDGEMLK